The DNA region TGGAAGAGCCGTCGGAATGTTTCTGCCTCCTTTTTCCCATGACCTGAACGCCTGGAGAGCCCATGCCGGAAAAAACCCTTTCCTACCAATGCAAAAAATGCCATGCGGAGCAACAGCTTCCAGCCTCTGCTGCAGGCAGTGTGGTACCCTGTACCCATTGCAAGACTCCCATGCCCATACCCGCATCTGCTCCTCCGGTGATCCTGCAGCTGGCCCTGCACGCAGGTGAGATTACAAAGGATGGTCTTTCTGAAATCATGCGTCTGTGGGAAGAAAAAAGATCTGAAAATCCCCATACAGACATTCTGGAGGTCCTGAAAGAACAGCCTGGAATAACAGAAGAAAAAATAAACAAACTGAAAAAAACCCATAAAGTATGGGTGCTTCGCAATCAGGAAAAACGGCTTACTGCGGCTATTCTGCGTCTTGGGTGGGTTTCTGAAGATAAAATGAAACAGGCCGCTGAAATTCAACAGCTCATTTTCCGCAAAAAAGGCGTTCACCCCGGTCTGGGGGATATTTTAATCCAGCAGGGTCACCTGAAACAGACACAGCTGGATGCCATTCTAAAAGCCATGAATAAATGTGGTGAACCTGCTGCTAAAGTTCCCCCAGAAACAAAAAAAATAACTTCCAAAGCCATCCCGAAAGATCCTGCCTGCCATGAATCAGCTCCAGGATCATCTGATGTTGCTGATGATAATATCTCCTGTTACACACTGGAGCAGGATGAAACATCAACTTCTGAGCTGGACAGCTACCTCAGCCTGACCATTTCCCAGGACAATATGGCTGCCTTTATACGGCAAAAACAAATTCTTCCTCAACATTTTAACGCAGACGATCTTCTGGAATGGCTTCAGTCAAAGGGTATAATTTACGGCCTCGTAGAAAAAAGCCTGCTGGATGGTTTCATCCGCTTTGAATCAGTGCGCCAGTCCAGCTTCAAGACAGCATCGGGCAAGCCCCCAAAACCGGGAAAAGAAGGCAGTGTTCATTTCAATTTTCCAACGGATTTTCTTTCCAGCGGTGCAATGCTATCCGATGACGGGCGCATTGACTTCCGGGAAAGGGGCGCCATTCCCCATGTGACAAAGGGCTGCCTTCTTGCTGAAAAAACCGCCACCATCCATGGGGTCAACGGAGTGGATGTATTTGGTAACATACAGGTGGTTCCCGAAGTAAAGGATCCGCCTTTAAAGGCAGGAACCGGCGTCTACACCAGTGAGGACAGGCTCAAAATCTTTGCCAAGATTGACGGACAGCCCTCCCTCCGGGCCTCTGGCGAAGTCTCTGTCATTGATGAGATTCTCATCAAAGGGGATGTTGGCTATGAGACCGGTCACATTCAATATGATGGCAAAGTCCGCATTACGGGTAAAATACCGGCAGGATTCCGGGTAGAAGCCAACGAAGTTACCGCAGAAGCCATAGATGGCGGACAGGTTAGCGCCAAAGGTGATGTGGTTATCACCAATGGAATTACCGAAGGAGAAGTTTATACGGAAGGGGAAGTCCGGGCCAAGTTTGTAAATAAATCCAAGATTCGAACCCTCTCCAATGTCACCATTCACAGTGAAGTGATCGATTCCGACATTGCCTGCTCAGGTGGATTCAATATCCGCACAGGTAAAATCATTGCTTCGGAGATTGCTGCACGTCAGGGCATTGAAGCGGGAACCATAGGAACGGAAATATCCTCTTCTTCTACCCTGCACATCGGCATTGATCTCCCCCTCCAGGAAACCTTCATGGAGATTGATCGTAAAATTCAGAAAAAAAAGGAGATCCTCTCCAAAGTGCTTCTCCTGCCCCAGGATCTGGATAATGAGGAGAAGAAGCTTCTCGCCGATATTACCCATTTTGCCCAGGTTCAGGACAGATCCGGCCTGAAACTGAAACTCATTCAGGAAAAAAAATTTGAGGATGCTGAAACTACAGCTACCGAAGCACCTTCTTTTGTAAAAAAACTCCACGAAGACATGCAGAACGCCGAGAAAAGACTGGGAGAGCTTTTTGATCGTCAGGACACCATTGGTGATGACAAAAAAAAGGCCCTTGAAGCCATAGATGCAGCTGAAAAAAACCTGAGAGAAGATGAGCAGGAAAAAAAAGCCATGGAAGACTGGGCTGCCCAGCGTACTCCCATTGCCCTTTTAAAAATCAACAGCAAAGCTTATCCTGGAACACGTATTATAGCTTCAATGGCTCAGGCCACCCTTCAGGAACCCTTATCCAGATGCATGGTACGCCAGGTGGAAGTACATAATTCTGTAGAAAAGGAATATATCATACGGATATTCAGATAAGAAATGTCAAAGGAATGTCACAGGCTTTTCAATGTATTTTTCCTCTGTTATCCTTAACAGCAAAAATGGAAACATTGCCTGTCAACTTCCATAATAAGGATACCCTCCATGAACTCCATCGTCCCTGCCCCCCTGCGGGGTACACTTGTAATCAGCATAGTTGCATTTTCCACGGCAACCCTGTTTATTCCCCTCATCTGTCTCGCGATAATAAAAGTTACCGTACCATGGAAATTGAGCCGCAGCTTATGTACCCGGGTACTCATCCACATCAGCAGCCTCTGGGTTTACATCAACAGCCAGACCTTTACCCTTCTGCTACCTACCAGATGGGAAGTCAGGGGCGGTGAGAAACTCTCCCCTGAAGGATGGTATCTTGTACTGTGCAACCACCAGAGCTGGGTTGACATTCTGGCCCTGCAAAAGGAGCTTAAGGGCAAAGTGCCCTTTCTAAAGTTTTTTTTAAAACAGCAACTCATATGGGTTCCTGTCATGGGTATCGCATGGTGGGCGCTGGATTTTCCCTTTATGAAACGCTACAAAAAAGAATACATACTTAAATATCCCCACAAAAAAGGCAAAGACCTTGAGGCCACGCGCAAGGCCTGTGAGAAGTTCCGAACCAGCCCTGTTTCGGTCATGAACTTTGTGGAAGGTACCCGATTTACACTAAAAAAACATCTCTGGCAAAAAAGTCCCTATAAAGGACTTCTAAAACCAAAAGCCGCAGGCACAGCCTTTGTTCTCTCTGCCATGGGAGACCAGATGGATCAGATCGTTGATGTCACCATTGCCTACCCCAAAGGTATCCCCACCTTCTGGCAATTCATATGCGGTAAAACACCACTTATCCGTATGCAGATAAATACATTGCCCATCCACGAAAAACTGCGTGGTGACTATTTTAATGATACGGATTTCAGGGATTCCTTCCAGCAGGCCATCAACAATCTCTGGCTGGAAAAGGAAAAGCGTCTGATGGAAATGCAACAGGATATATGGGAAAATCCGGATGAAATAAAAAAAGAAGCAGCATAACCCGCTGAATCCAGTTTCAGCTTTTCTCCAGCCAGAGGCTTGATGCTCAATTCAACCACAACACCTTAATTTTATTGATCATAAACACAAACATTGTGTTGTCGTAAAACAAATAGCTGATATGGAGCTACTAAGCGATGCAACCTTTGTTAAGACCAAAAATTTGAACACCAAATGCCAGTGGTAATTATTCCACCATCTGGTTAACTTTATCCCTCAAAACAGAAGAACATTTAAATGTAACTACCTTCCTCCCATCCAGCATCATACTGTCACCCGTAGCCGGGTTCCGTCCAAGCCTCGGCTTTTTATCCCTGACACAGAATTTTCCAAAACCACTGACCAGCACATCTTCTCCGGATTCCAGATTCCGCTTGATTATTTCCAGCAGTATCTCCACGATCTCTATACTGTGCCTGCGGTGAACACCAATACCTTCCTGAATGGCATCAGCTATATTATTTTTCGTCAAGGTCATGTCACTCTCTCCTTTCCCATGAGTCCATATATACATATCGTAACAATTCGAAGCAAATCTTACGGATGTTTTCAAATAAATCAAGCATAAACGGTATATTGCAATCACATATCTCCCATATCTGACATATCAGCAGACATACCTTCCCCCTATACTGGCAAATCATCTGACCGAGGGCACAGAACAATTGACAAAAAAAGGAAAGCCCTCCTATAGTAGCCCTGATTCACCAACCAGATTTTTTGTTCCAGCAGGAAAATACCAGCCTTAAATATTCACCCACAGGGAGAAAAAACATGCAAGGTAAAACAATAAAAGAAAGCCGGGTTATTCTTTCCCATCTCATGCTACCTGAAGACACCAACCCAGCAGGCAATGTCCACGGTGGAGTTATAATGAAATACATTGATAATGCAGCAGGAGTTGTAGCCGTCCGCCATGCCAGAAAGCTCTGCGTCACAGCTTCTGTTGACAGGCTTGATTTTTTCAACCCTGTTTTCATCGGCAACCTTCTCATCATCAAAGCCAGCATGAACATGGTTGGCAGCACATCCGCTGAAATAGGCGTACGGGTAGAGGCAGAAGATGTCCTCACAGGTGAAATACGGCATGTGGTTTCTGCCTATCTCACCTTTGTGGCACTGGATGAAAAAATGAAACCCAGCCCAATGCCACCTCTGATACTTGAAAACAAAGACGAAGAACGCCGCAACAGGGAAGCAAAGGACAGGCATAAAGTGCGTCTCACAGAGAAACAGAAGGAGAAAGCCTGCCAGAAAAACCCGGACCTGTGCGCATAAAATAATCTGATACAACCCTGGCTCAGCAACTCTTTTTCTGGCCCGCTTCCTGTATGTAAGGCCATGACAGCCTCCCCTGCTTCGGAAGGACATCATGATCAAAAACAAATCCCTTACCCTTCTGCTTTTTTTATGCATTATCTTTTTTGCCCTCCCGTCCACCCAGGCAATTTCCGGAGACAAAGATGTCCTGAAATCTCAAGGGCCTCCTTCGGCTCTTCAGACATTAAAGGACCTTCGCCTTTCCATCGAGGCCGTTGATAAAGACATCCTTGAAAAGGAAGAGAGCTACGCAAAAGCCCTCATAGAAGAACGTAAGCAGGCCATCCGCATAGAGGTCAGCCATCTGTTAAGGTTAAGGGATGCTTATCAGCGGGAATTTGAATCCATAGCATCGGGCATTGAGCTGGAAGAGACAGCACAGGCACCCATCAAAGCCTTCCGCATTGAAGAAGAACTCATGGAGGTACTGCGGCCCCTTGTAGAGGGTTTGAAACAGATGACATCACGGCCGAGGGAGCTGGAAAGACTGAGAAAGGATACGGCTTTTTACGAGAATCATCTCCCGGAAATCCGGAGTGCCATTTCGAAGGTAGAAGACTTCATGGCCAAAACAGAGGATAAAGCCCTGCATCTGCACCTGGAAGAACTTCTCTTAAGCTGGCAGGAAAAGGAGCAGGAGGTTCTTCGCCAGATACGCCGCCTCCGTTTCCAGCTGAATCAGAAAACCGGCCCCGATGAGTCCATGCTGGTCACCATGCAGAAGGGAGTTACCAATTTTGTCAAAACCAGGGGACGCAATCTTTTTCTGGCATTTACCGTCTTTATAGGAACCTTTCTGCTCCTGAGACTGACTTACTGGAAGTGGAGCAACAACCAGAAAAAATCTCCCCCGCCTTTTTATCACCGCCTGCTTCAGGTTATATTCCACAGCACGACAGCCTTTGTTTCCATCAGTGCTGCCCTGCTCCTGCTTTACGCCTTCGGAGACTGGATGCTCCTTAGTATTGCCCTGCTCCTGCTGATTACCCTGATCTGGTCCGCCAGAAACGGTATGGCCCAGTTCTGGGAACAGGGAAAACTGATACTCAATATGGGTACCCTCAGGGAAGGGGAAAGACTCATTTATACAGGTCTGCCATGGAAGGTTCAGAAACTGGGCCTGCACGGTATCCTCATCAATCCTTGGCTTGAAGGCGGCTTACTGCGCATCCCGCTAAAGCACCTTGTGGGTATGCAGTCCAGGCCCTTTAATGAAAATGAGCCCTGGTTTCCTTCCAAAAAGGATGATGTTCTGCTTCTGGAAGATGGCAGTATTGCAAAGATCCTTATGCAAACGCCGGAGCAGGTTGTGGCAGAACTGGAAGGTGGGGCCAGAAGAACCTGGGCCGCAGTGGACTTTTTAAGCCTATCCATTTGCAATCTCAGCAGAAAAAAATTCGGCATCAGTGTTACCATGGGTCTTGACTACGGATATCAGGCAGAAATTACCGACAAAATACCCGGACTCCTGGAACAGTATGTCAGAAAAAATCTTGAACAACAGGATTACAGCAGGTATCTGCAGCACCTTGACGTCATCTTCCTTGAAACAGGACCATACTCCCTTAATCTAAGGGTTTTTGCCATATTTTCTCCCGAAGCTGCAGAGGACTACCTGAACCT from Desulfobotulus mexicanus includes:
- a CDS encoding FapA family protein — translated: MPEKTLSYQCKKCHAEQQLPASAAGSVVPCTHCKTPMPIPASAPPVILQLALHAGEITKDGLSEIMRLWEEKRSENPHTDILEVLKEQPGITEEKINKLKKTHKVWVLRNQEKRLTAAILRLGWVSEDKMKQAAEIQQLIFRKKGVHPGLGDILIQQGHLKQTQLDAILKAMNKCGEPAAKVPPETKKITSKAIPKDPACHESAPGSSDVADDNISCYTLEQDETSTSELDSYLSLTISQDNMAAFIRQKQILPQHFNADDLLEWLQSKGIIYGLVEKSLLDGFIRFESVRQSSFKTASGKPPKPGKEGSVHFNFPTDFLSSGAMLSDDGRIDFRERGAIPHVTKGCLLAEKTATIHGVNGVDVFGNIQVVPEVKDPPLKAGTGVYTSEDRLKIFAKIDGQPSLRASGEVSVIDEILIKGDVGYETGHIQYDGKVRITGKIPAGFRVEANEVTAEAIDGGQVSAKGDVVITNGITEGEVYTEGEVRAKFVNKSKIRTLSNVTIHSEVIDSDIACSGGFNIRTGKIIASEIAARQGIEAGTIGTEISSSSTLHIGIDLPLQETFMEIDRKIQKKKEILSKVLLLPQDLDNEEKKLLADITHFAQVQDRSGLKLKLIQEKKFEDAETTATEAPSFVKKLHEDMQNAEKRLGELFDRQDTIGDDKKKALEAIDAAEKNLREDEQEKKAMEDWAAQRTPIALLKINSKAYPGTRIIASMAQATLQEPLSRCMVRQVEVHNSVEKEYIIRIFR
- a CDS encoding acyltransferase, producing MNSIVPAPLRGTLVISIVAFSTATLFIPLICLAIIKVTVPWKLSRSLCTRVLIHISSLWVYINSQTFTLLLPTRWEVRGGEKLSPEGWYLVLCNHQSWVDILALQKELKGKVPFLKFFLKQQLIWVPVMGIAWWALDFPFMKRYKKEYILKYPHKKGKDLEATRKACEKFRTSPVSVMNFVEGTRFTLKKHLWQKSPYKGLLKPKAAGTAFVLSAMGDQMDQIVDVTIAYPKGIPTFWQFICGKTPLIRMQINTLPIHEKLRGDYFNDTDFRDSFQQAINNLWLEKEKRLMEMQQDIWENPDEIKKEAA
- a CDS encoding integration host factor subunit alpha; the protein is MTLTKNNIADAIQEGIGVHRRHSIEIVEILLEIIKRNLESGEDVLVSGFGKFCVRDKKPRLGRNPATGDSMMLDGRKVVTFKCSSVLRDKVNQMVE
- a CDS encoding acyl-CoA thioesterase, which produces MQGKTIKESRVILSHLMLPEDTNPAGNVHGGVIMKYIDNAAGVVAVRHARKLCVTASVDRLDFFNPVFIGNLLIIKASMNMVGSTSAEIGVRVEAEDVLTGEIRHVVSAYLTFVALDEKMKPSPMPPLILENKDEERRNREAKDRHKVRLTEKQKEKACQKNPDLCA